In one Butyrivibrio proteoclasticus B316 genomic region, the following are encoded:
- the mutS gene encoding DNA mismatch repair protein MutS, translating to MMQHYLQTKKENKDCILFYRLGDFYELFFDDAKVASKELELTLTGKACGLEERAPMCGVPFHAVDSYLTKLVGRGYKVAICEQTEDPKLAKGIVKREVTRIVTPGTNLNMQSLEETKNNYIMSILYSPDNIGISIADVTTGDYYLTEVDSLREALDEIGKYMPSEIICNESFSVSGVDMEDLRDRMQIFVNQLESRYFDEDSSKKLLMKHFKVSSLIGLGVDDFPNGVVAAGALLQYLIDMQKSDVGNITHIYPYLASKYMLLDSSTRRNLELVETMRDKQKRGTLLWVLDKTKTAMGARTLRSFIEQPLIDRNEILKRQSAVESLVKNVVSREEIREYLGPIYDLERLMSKIIYKTANPRDLLAFRNSISMIPAIKTALLDVQSDAELSALEDNLDALRDIYELIDQAIVEEPPLAIKESGIIKEGFDADIDHFREAGTNGKTWLAEMEESEKEKTGIKNLRIKYSNVFGYSFEVTNSFKDKVPEYFIRKQTLTNCERYTTPELKELEDTILNAQDKLNNLEYEMFCKIRDSIALEIDRIQTTAKAIALLDVYASLAYVAEKNHYVKPSINEKGIINIKEGRHPVVERMLDTSDMFISNDTYLDNKKHCISIITGPNMAGKSTYMRQTALIVLMAQIGSFVPASKADICVVDRIFTRVGASDDLGSGQSTFMVEMNEVANILRNATPNSLLILDEIGRGTSTYDGLAIAWAVTEHISNRKILGAKTLFATHYHELTELEGKMDNVNNYCIAVKENGDDIVFLRKIVKGGADKSYGIQVAKLAGVPDMVIDRAKEIVTELTDNDITEKVQSIARENKNDKKVKVKHYDEVDTHQMSLFDTVTDEDVLKRLQEIDITTLTPMDALNTLYKLQSDLKNRWKS from the coding sequence ATGATGCAGCATTATCTGCAGACCAAAAAGGAAAACAAGGACTGTATCCTTTTTTACAGATTAGGGGATTTCTATGAGCTCTTTTTTGACGATGCCAAGGTGGCATCCAAGGAGCTTGAACTTACACTTACAGGAAAGGCCTGTGGCCTTGAGGAAAGGGCTCCTATGTGCGGAGTTCCTTTTCATGCCGTGGATTCTTATCTGACCAAGCTTGTGGGACGAGGCTATAAGGTTGCCATCTGTGAGCAGACAGAGGACCCTAAGCTTGCAAAAGGGATAGTCAAGAGAGAAGTAACAAGGATAGTTACTCCCGGCACTAACCTCAATATGCAGTCTCTTGAGGAAACCAAGAACAATTACATCATGAGTATTCTGTATTCGCCTGATAATATTGGAATTTCAATAGCTGATGTTACTACAGGTGATTATTACCTGACAGAGGTTGATTCTCTCAGAGAAGCTCTTGATGAAATTGGCAAGTATATGCCATCAGAGATTATTTGCAATGAATCTTTTTCTGTAAGCGGGGTTGATATGGAAGATCTTCGCGACAGAATGCAGATATTTGTTAATCAGCTTGAATCAAGATATTTTGATGAGGATAGCAGCAAAAAGCTTCTTATGAAGCATTTTAAAGTTTCTTCTCTTATAGGTCTTGGCGTCGATGATTTTCCAAATGGAGTAGTTGCTGCAGGAGCTCTTTTACAATATCTGATAGATATGCAGAAATCAGATGTTGGTAATATTACTCACATATATCCTTATCTTGCCAGCAAATATATGCTTCTGGACAGCTCTACAAGAAGAAATCTTGAACTTGTAGAGACTATGAGAGACAAGCAAAAGAGAGGTACTCTTTTGTGGGTACTTGATAAGACCAAGACAGCTATGGGGGCAAGAACTCTTAGAAGCTTTATCGAGCAGCCGCTTATAGACAGAAATGAAATCTTAAAGAGACAGAGCGCTGTTGAAAGTCTTGTTAAGAATGTAGTCAGCAGAGAAGAGATACGAGAGTATCTTGGCCCGATTTATGATCTTGAAAGACTTATGTCCAAGATAATATATAAGACTGCTAATCCAAGGGATCTTCTTGCTTTTAGAAATTCAATCAGTATGATCCCCGCGATCAAGACGGCTCTTTTAGATGTTCAAAGTGATGCAGAACTTTCAGCACTTGAGGATAATCTTGATGCCTTAAGAGATATATATGAACTTATAGATCAGGCAATAGTTGAGGAACCGCCTCTTGCAATCAAAGAGAGCGGTATCATCAAGGAAGGCTTTGATGCTGATATAGATCATTTCAGGGAAGCGGGCACTAACGGTAAGACCTGGCTTGCTGAGATGGAAGAAAGCGAAAAAGAGAAAACAGGAATTAAAAATCTCAGGATCAAATACAGCAATGTCTTTGGCTATTCCTTTGAGGTTACCAATTCCTTCAAGGACAAAGTGCCTGAATACTTTATCCGTAAGCAGACTCTTACTAACTGTGAGAGATATACGACTCCTGAACTCAAGGAACTTGAGGACACTATTTTAAATGCTCAGGATAAGCTTAATAATCTTGAATATGAGATGTTCTGCAAGATCAGAGACTCTATTGCTCTTGAAATTGACAGAATACAGACTACAGCCAAGGCTATAGCTCTTCTTGATGTTTATGCTTCACTTGCTTATGTGGCTGAGAAAAATCACTATGTTAAGCCATCTATAAATGAAAAGGGAATTATAAATATCAAAGAAGGCAGACATCCTGTTGTTGAGAGAATGCTTGATACTTCTGATATGTTCATATCGAATGATACATATCTTGATAATAAAAAGCACTGCATTTCAATTATCACAGGGCCTAATATGGCTGGTAAGTCTACCTATATGAGACAGACTGCACTTATAGTTCTCATGGCTCAGATAGGAAGCTTTGTTCCTGCTTCCAAGGCTGATATATGCGTTGTTGACAGAATATTTACCAGAGTTGGTGCAAGTGATGATCTTGGAAGTGGTCAGTCCACTTTCATGGTTGAGATGAATGAGGTTGCTAATATCCTTAGAAATGCTACTCCAAATTCACTCCTGATCCTTGATGAGATAGGCCGAGGAACAAGTACTTATGATGGGCTTGCCATAGCCTGGGCTGTTACTGAGCACATCAGTAACAGGAAGATTCTTGGGGCCAAGACCTTGTTTGCTACTCATTATCATGAGCTTACAGAGCTTGAAGGCAAGATGGATAATGTCAATAACTACTGCATCGCTGTTAAGGAAAATGGCGATGATATTGTCTTTTTACGTAAGATAGTCAAGGGCGGCGCTGATAAGAGTTATGGTATTCAGGTTGCCAAGCTTGCCGGCGTTCCTGATATGGTAATTGACAGAGCCAAGGAAATTGTTACAGAACTTACGGACAATGACATTACTGAGAAAGTTCAGAGCATTGCCCGTGAAAATAAAAATGATAAAAAGGTTAAAGTTAAACACTACGATGAAGTAGATACCCATCAGATGTCTTTATTTGACACCGTGACGGATGAAGATGTACTTAAGAGGCTTCAGGAGATCGACATTACGACACTGACGCCAATGGATGCTTTAAATACGCTTTACAAATTACAAAGTGACTTAAAGAACAGGTGGAAAAGCTAA
- the miaB gene encoding tRNA (N6-isopentenyl adenosine(37)-C2)-methylthiotransferase MiaB: MNKEINILNSNRNDITDAESLRQLEFIEKARDYVSDKEKELGRKLTACVVTFGCQMNARDSEKLLAILRLVGYEESESENADFVIYNTCTVRDNADQRVYGRLGACSNFKKKNPHMKIALCGCMMQEQTVIEKIKKSYRFVDLIFGTHNIYKFAELLCTCLESDRMIIDIWKETDKIVEDLPVLRKYPFKSGVNIMFGCNNFCTYCIVPYVRGRERSRSPRDIVRECEKLVADGVKEVMLLGQNVNSYGLDFKDDDPNKISFPELLEEVCKVEGLERIRFMTPHPKDFSDELLDVIERNPKIARHIHLPLQSGSTEILRRMNRKYTKDSYLALVDKIRTKLPDVAITTDIIVGFPGETPADVDETIDVVEKASFDNAFTFIYSKRTGTPAAGFPDQVPEEEVKENFDRLLKVVQETARKQSEKLTGVTEKVLVESVNEQDSSLVTGRLSNNTLVHFPGDESLIGEMVDVKLANCHGFYFTGERV; this comes from the coding sequence ATGAATAAAGAAATAAATATATTAAATAGTAACAGAAATGACATCACAGATGCAGAGAGTCTTCGTCAGCTAGAGTTTATTGAGAAGGCCAGAGACTATGTCTCCGACAAGGAAAAAGAGCTTGGAAGAAAACTTACAGCCTGTGTTGTAACCTTTGGCTGCCAAATGAATGCGAGAGATTCTGAGAAGCTTCTTGCCATTCTGCGACTTGTGGGTTATGAAGAATCTGAATCTGAGAATGCGGATTTTGTAATATATAATACCTGTACTGTAAGAGATAACGCAGACCAGAGAGTTTATGGAAGGCTTGGTGCCTGCAGTAATTTCAAAAAGAAAAATCCTCATATGAAGATTGCTCTTTGCGGATGCATGATGCAGGAACAGACTGTTATTGAGAAAATCAAAAAGAGCTATAGATTTGTTGATCTTATTTTTGGTACACACAACATCTATAAATTTGCTGAGCTTTTATGCACTTGCCTTGAATCTGACAGAATGATAATTGATATCTGGAAAGAGACAGACAAGATTGTTGAAGATCTTCCTGTACTTCGTAAGTATCCTTTTAAGTCCGGTGTCAATATCATGTTTGGATGCAATAATTTCTGTACTTACTGCATCGTTCCGTATGTAAGAGGACGTGAGAGGAGCAGATCTCCAAGAGATATAGTCAGAGAGTGTGAGAAGCTTGTGGCTGATGGAGTTAAGGAAGTTATGCTTCTGGGACAGAATGTTAATTCCTATGGCCTTGATTTTAAGGATGATGATCCTAATAAGATCAGCTTCCCTGAGCTTCTTGAAGAAGTTTGCAAGGTAGAAGGCCTTGAGAGAATCAGATTTATGACTCCTCATCCCAAGGATTTTTCTGATGAACTGTTAGATGTTATTGAGAGAAATCCCAAGATTGCAAGACACATTCATCTACCTCTTCAGTCAGGCAGCACAGAAATCCTTCGCCGCATGAACAGGAAGTATACCAAGGATTCATATCTTGCACTTGTAGATAAGATCAGGACCAAACTTCCTGATGTTGCAATTACAACAGACATCATCGTAGGATTCCCGGGGGAAACACCTGCGGATGTTGACGAGACAATAGATGTAGTTGAGAAGGCTTCTTTTGATAATGCCTTTACCTTTATATATTCCAAGAGAACAGGCACTCCTGCTGCCGGGTTCCCAGATCAGGTTCCTGAAGAGGAAGTTAAAGAGAACTTTGACAGACTGTTAAAGGTCGTTCAGGAGACTGCCAGAAAGCAGTCTGAGAAGCTTACAGGAGTTACTGAGAAGGTTCTTGTTGAAAGTGTCAATGAACAGGATTCCAGCCTTGTTACCGGAAGACTTAGTAATAATACACTTGTCCATTTCCCGGGAGATGAATCACTCATTGGCGAAATGGTAGATGTTAAATTGGCTAATTGCCACGGATTCTATTTTACAGGGGAAAGAGTCTGA
- the pepT gene encoding peptidase T — translation MAKIDVIEKFLRYVKIDTQSDDTTGTSPSTMKQHDLAKLLAEELTQIGASDVYYDKEHCYVYASIPSNLDDGKDRPAIGFVSHMDTSDEVSGKDVNPRIVENYDGKDIVLNADEKVVLSPKDFPELSNHIGEDLIVTDGTTLLGADDKAGVSEIMTMAETLLINPDIKHGEIKIAFTPDEEIGAGTAFFDIDKFGAKYAYTVDGGKLGELEYENFNAAEGNITVHGRSVHPGDAKNKMVNAALLCYEFHSLLPAFQNPMYTEKREGFFHLTEVKGGTESATASYIIRDHDEKLFAKKKELFMAAGDFLNKKYGEGTVDVEVHDQYYNMIDKIRPHMHLVDNAKKVMIELGITPIDSPIRGGTDGAALSYKGLPCPNLCTGGYNYHGKYEYASIQEMRKVVDILLGIVNAYGIDY, via the coding sequence ATGGCAAAAATAGACGTAATTGAAAAATTTCTCAGATATGTGAAAATAGACACTCAGTCTGATGATACAACAGGCACTTCTCCATCAACTATGAAGCAGCATGATCTTGCAAAGCTTCTTGCAGAAGAGCTTACACAGATAGGTGCTTCAGACGTTTATTATGATAAGGAACACTGTTATGTTTACGCCAGCATTCCTTCTAATCTTGATGATGGCAAGGATAGACCTGCTATCGGTTTTGTATCTCATATGGATACATCTGATGAAGTGAGCGGCAAGGATGTAAACCCCAGAATTGTAGAGAATTACGATGGCAAGGACATTGTCCTTAATGCTGATGAGAAGGTTGTTTTATCACCTAAGGATTTCCCGGAACTGTCTAATCACATTGGAGAGGATCTTATAGTAACAGATGGTACAACTCTTCTTGGAGCAGATGATAAGGCAGGAGTTTCTGAAATTATGACTATGGCAGAAACTCTTTTGATAAATCCTGATATCAAGCATGGCGAGATCAAGATAGCCTTTACTCCTGATGAAGAGATTGGCGCAGGAACGGCATTTTTTGATATTGATAAATTTGGAGCCAAATACGCTTATACTGTAGACGGCGGTAAACTTGGCGAACTTGAATATGAAAACTTTAATGCTGCTGAAGGTAATATTACAGTGCATGGCAGAAGCGTTCATCCCGGAGATGCCAAGAACAAAATGGTCAATGCAGCTCTTTTGTGCTATGAATTCCATTCACTTCTTCCGGCATTTCAGAATCCAATGTATACAGAGAAAAGAGAAGGCTTCTTCCATCTGACAGAGGTGAAAGGCGGAACTGAGAGCGCAACAGCCTCATATATCATCAGAGACCACGACGAGAAGCTTTTTGCAAAGAAAAAAGAATTGTTTATGGCTGCAGGTGATTTCCTTAACAAGAAGTATGGAGAAGGAACTGTTGATGTTGAGGTACATGATCAGTACTACAACATGATTGACAAGATCCGTCCTCATATGCATCTTGTTGATAATGCTAAGAAGGTTATGATCGAACTTGGCATTACACCTATTGATTCTCCTATCAGGGGAGGTACTGATGGAGCTGCTCTGTCATATAAGGGACTTCCATGTCCTAACCTTTGCACAGGCGGTTATAACTATCATGGTAAGTATGAATATGCTTCAATTCAGGAAATGAGGAAGGTAGTAGATATTCTTCTTGGAATTGTTAATGCATATGGAATTGATTATTAA
- a CDS encoding alpha-amylase family glycosyl hydrolase encodes MSGKFEICNEKPYPLGCYIDYDKSLVVRAIFTDNKKCGITLYKSDGARIMDSLSISFSKSLKRGTIYSARIRGIKNIDEYDSYNYYADDAYFCDPYARHVIGLEKFGEDVPDNEIRAKLDNKSLQSHSASCFDWEGDVNPLVPYENSFVYLLNVRGYTKSSSSGVASARRGTFGGIIDKLSYLKELGVTTLELMPAYEMNEVENPVKKVSGKGNKVVYSKDGSLLNEKDISKKINFWGYKKGFYFAPRTSFCECPFDAENEFKNFIKILHKNGIEVIMQFYFDENENESLIIDALRFWRCTYHVDGFHLKGVRVPIRQIVKEPLFTDAKIWYDWFDTGDIYGTEAPNDRVLAIYNNSFMYATRRFLKSDDNTVNDFLKVMISNDNNNGIINYVCDYEGFRLADLVAYEHKHNEENGENNKDGIDNNLSWNCGIEGRTRKHNILELRKKQMKNIMTMLFMAQGTPMIFGGEEFGNSQAGNNNPYCQDNEIGWVDWKALDKNKDFYDYVRFLIDLRFSNDFLHNRRPFRLMDYISCGYPDMSCHGKEAWRPDLSGYSHVLGMLYCGLYEKSNDSDKPFIYVCYNMHWNRTEFALPKLPEGLRWSLLSDTGVYEGVKLSSQNSDFNILGDRSVRIYISETDPDYKKRKETGSKKNGKNRRN; translated from the coding sequence ATGAGCGGGAAGTTTGAAATCTGTAATGAGAAGCCATATCCTCTTGGCTGTTATATTGATTATGATAAGAGCCTTGTTGTCCGTGCAATTTTCACTGATAACAAGAAATGCGGTATAACGCTGTATAAATCTGACGGCGCCAGGATTATGGACAGCCTGAGCATTTCTTTTTCTAAATCTCTTAAGAGGGGAACTATTTATTCTGCAAGAATAAGAGGAATTAAGAACATAGATGAGTACGATTCCTACAATTATTACGCTGATGATGCTTATTTTTGCGATCCATATGCAAGGCATGTTATTGGCCTTGAGAAGTTTGGCGAAGATGTTCCTGACAATGAGATCAGAGCTAAACTCGATAATAAATCCCTTCAATCACATTCTGCATCATGTTTTGACTGGGAAGGGGATGTAAATCCTCTTGTTCCTTATGAGAACAGCTTTGTATATCTGCTAAATGTCAGGGGATATACTAAGAGTTCATCTAGCGGCGTTGCATCTGCAAGAAGAGGTACTTTTGGAGGAATCATAGATAAGCTTTCGTACCTTAAGGAACTTGGTGTTACTACACTTGAACTTATGCCTGCCTATGAGATGAATGAAGTTGAAAATCCTGTAAAAAAAGTATCAGGAAAAGGCAATAAGGTTGTATATTCCAAGGATGGAAGCCTTTTAAATGAAAAAGATATCTCCAAAAAGATAAATTTCTGGGGGTATAAAAAAGGTTTTTATTTCGCACCCAGAACATCATTCTGCGAATGTCCGTTTGACGCAGAAAACGAATTTAAGAATTTCATCAAGATTCTTCATAAGAATGGTATTGAAGTTATTATGCAGTTCTATTTTGATGAAAATGAGAATGAATCTCTTATCATAGATGCTTTGAGATTCTGGAGATGCACTTATCATGTTGATGGTTTTCATTTAAAGGGTGTAAGAGTTCCTATAAGACAGATAGTCAAGGAGCCTCTGTTTACAGATGCCAAGATATGGTATGACTGGTTTGATACCGGGGATATATACGGGACTGAAGCGCCTAATGACAGGGTTCTTGCGATATATAATAATTCCTTTATGTATGCCACAAGACGCTTTTTAAAGAGCGATGATAATACTGTTAATGACTTTTTGAAGGTTATGATCAGTAATGATAACAATAACGGCATTATCAATTACGTGTGTGACTATGAAGGTTTCAGACTTGCTGATCTTGTTGCTTATGAGCACAAGCATAATGAGGAAAACGGCGAGAATAACAAGGACGGAATAGACAATAATCTTAGCTGGAATTGCGGAATTGAAGGCCGTACCAGAAAGCATAATATTCTGGAGCTGCGCAAAAAGCAGATGAAGAACATTATGACTATGTTATTCATGGCACAGGGAACACCAATGATTTTTGGAGGAGAAGAATTCGGTAATTCCCAGGCAGGCAACAATAATCCGTATTGCCAGGATAATGAGATCGGATGGGTCGACTGGAAAGCTCTTGATAAGAATAAGGATTTTTACGATTATGTGAGATTTTTGATCGATCTTCGCTTTTCAAATGATTTCTTACATAACAGAAGACCTTTCAGACTTATGGATTATATTTCCTGCGGTTATCCTGATATGTCATGCCATGGAAAGGAAGCCTGGAGACCTGATCTTTCAGGTTACAGTCATGTACTGGGAATGTTGTATTGCGGCTTATATGAGAAGAGTAACGATTCTGATAAGCCTTTTATCTATGTGTGCTACAACATGCATTGGAACAGAACAGAATTTGCACTTCCCAAGTTACCTGAAGGGCTTAGATGGAGCCTTTTATCAGATACTGGAGTATATGAGGGAGTTAAGCTTTCTTCCCAAAATTCTGATTTTAATATATTAGGAGACAGGAGCGTCCGCATTTATATAAGCGAGACCGACCCTGATTATAAAAAGAGAAAAGAAACAGGGAGTAAGAAAAATGGCAAAAATAGACGTAATTGA
- a CDS encoding DUF1292 domain-containing protein — protein MEFSKVATEMNTRIENGEQETVEIELDHGEIVNCAIMIVLTVNDKDYIVLLPLDKNGQNHDGNVWFYEFIWDGSDKEPELGYISDDAEYEAVSEAFDLYLDDVEFDELVELPEEGLDGEE, from the coding sequence ATGGAATTTTCCAAGGTTGCAACCGAAATGAACACCAGAATAGAGAACGGTGAACAGGAAACAGTTGAAATCGAGCTTGATCATGGAGAAATCGTCAACTGCGCCATTATGATCGTGCTTACTGTTAATGATAAAGATTACATAGTTCTTTTACCTCTTGATAAAAATGGTCAAAACCATGATGGAAACGTATGGTTCTATGAATTTATCTGGGATGGATCTGATAAGGAGCCTGAACTTGGCTATATCAGCGATGATGCTGAGTATGAGGCTGTATCAGAGGCTTTTGATCTTTATCTTGATGATGTTGAGTTCGATGAGCTTGTAGAACTTCCCGAAGAAGGACTTGATGGTGAAGAATGA